A single region of the uncultured Draconibacterium sp. genome encodes:
- a CDS encoding RNA polymerase sigma-70 factor: protein MADFEQDIIIKLRSGDENSLRELFDLYYKPLCLFALKYVDSIEQAEDIVQDTFINFWNSRSYDNIHSNLKTYLFRAVRNNALYAIRKESKFRFEEIDNHVQSLVEDELPEDELKNLKELLFKQIEQLPPKGREIFKAIVFENMKYREVAELYGISVNTVKTQYSRSLSKLREFLDVLILLFLP from the coding sequence ATGGCAGATTTTGAGCAGGATATCATAATCAAACTGAGGAGTGGAGATGAGAATAGTCTTCGCGAATTGTTTGATTTGTATTATAAACCCCTGTGCCTTTTTGCCCTGAAGTATGTTGATTCTATTGAACAGGCCGAAGACATTGTTCAGGATACATTTATCAATTTCTGGAACTCACGCAGTTACGATAATATTCATTCCAACTTAAAAACCTACTTATTCAGAGCTGTCAGAAATAATGCTCTGTATGCCATCCGGAAGGAATCAAAATTTAGGTTTGAAGAAATCGATAATCATGTTCAGAGTCTGGTTGAAGACGAATTGCCCGAGGATGAATTAAAGAATCTAAAGGAGCTACTTTTTAAACAAATTGAGCAATTGCCGCCAAAAGGAAGAGAGATTTTCAAGGCGATTGTTTTTGAGAATATGAAATACAGAGAGGTAGCTGAGCTTTATGGAATATCAGTAAATACGGTAAAAACACAATACTCAAGATCGCTTTCAAAGTTGCGTGAATTTCTTGATGTTCTTATTTTACTATTCCTGCCCTGA
- a CDS encoding PKD-like family lipoprotein has product MKRLLFAILLILGITSLVSSCYEDSGNYDYTDIDELKIDTTGVSQSSNYFTVNLGDTIIVNPTINYAYPENLSYTWLLMPFPYDTETVGNTTQYPVPDTIGRSVDLNWIVNVELGSYRYYLEVKDTVLGLSDNIYPNVSNYLNVVAANSFYALMCLSEYDGNTDIDIYYTPLALIFSGETQMHFYSEKSGSMIPGSPNSLGYCSKGYYYAFTNQEGRRLDENDYLTMANFDEMFYSSPALDMQRYDYVSNQELLINDGKLHVINNAQSNDRKFSAAISGDYTAYPFISRKNPYGTPSPIACVIFDEKSKSFLRYYSGSTSFSKYPAGSGEAFVDANNLPSIPLAIFSYDRQKTGVVLRDENGKIALWLYDLMAEDDSDLSGNGSRSKIDLSNCEDIENATMFYAETSGSSFHYATDKAIYGFSITSGETTANKVYDLPEGDEVTCMYSIPAAGFPTGGRVYWFATWNEATKNGKIVESEIDPYSGRLDWFWGQMFGLEGPNPSVTEGFGKIASMKVGI; this is encoded by the coding sequence ATGAAACGATTACTATTCGCTATATTACTGATATTAGGAATCACTAGTTTGGTATCCTCGTGCTATGAAGACAGTGGAAACTACGATTATACCGACATTGATGAATTAAAAATTGATACAACCGGTGTTAGCCAGTCAAGCAATTATTTTACAGTTAATTTAGGAGACACGATTATTGTAAATCCAACGATAAATTATGCATATCCTGAGAATTTAAGTTACACCTGGTTGTTAATGCCTTTCCCTTATGATACAGAGACTGTGGGTAATACTACCCAATACCCAGTTCCCGATACCATTGGCAGAAGTGTTGATTTAAACTGGATTGTAAATGTTGAGCTTGGATCCTATCGTTATTACCTCGAAGTAAAAGACACTGTGTTAGGCTTATCTGATAATATTTATCCAAATGTTTCAAATTATCTGAATGTGGTCGCGGCCAATTCGTTTTATGCTCTAATGTGTTTAAGTGAGTACGATGGCAACACCGATATCGACATATATTACACGCCCTTAGCACTTATTTTTAGTGGCGAAACACAAATGCATTTTTACAGCGAAAAATCAGGAAGTATGATTCCTGGGTCTCCCAATTCTCTGGGATATTGCAGTAAGGGGTACTATTACGCCTTTACCAACCAGGAAGGACGCCGTTTGGACGAAAATGATTACCTGACAATGGCGAATTTTGATGAGATGTTTTATTCATCTCCAGCACTAGATATGCAGAGATATGATTATGTAAGTAATCAGGAATTGCTTATTAACGATGGGAAATTGCATGTTATCAACAATGCACAGAGCAACGATCGCAAATTTTCAGCTGCAATTTCAGGCGATTATACAGCTTATCCTTTTATTTCGCGTAAAAATCCATATGGTACTCCTTCGCCCATAGCGTGTGTGATATTTGATGAAAAGAGCAAATCATTTCTGCGTTACTATTCAGGAAGTACAAGCTTTAGCAAATACCCGGCTGGCAGTGGAGAAGCTTTTGTTGATGCCAATAACTTGCCATCAATTCCCCTTGCAATCTTCAGTTATGACAGACAGAAAACCGGGGTAGTACTAAGAGATGAAAACGGAAAAATAGCCTTATGGCTTTATGACTTAATGGCCGAAGACGATAGTGATTTGTCGGGCAACGGATCCCGTTCTAAAATAGACCTATCGAACTGCGAAGACATCGAAAATGCCACTATGTTTTATGCTGAAACTTCAGGGAGTTCATTCCATTACGCAACGGATAAAGCAATTTACGGTTTTTCAATAACCTCAGGAGAAACAACGGCAAACAAGGTTTATGATCTGCCCGAAGGAGATGAAGTAACCTGCATGTATAGTATTCCTGCAGCTGGTTTCCCAACGGGTGGCCGTGTTTATTGGTTTGCAACCTGGAACGAAGCGACAAAAAACGGGAAAATTGTTGAAAGTGAGATAGATCCCTACAGCGGCAGGCTCGATTGGTTTTGGGGGCAGATGTTTGGTTTGGAAGGCCCAAATCCATCCGTTACTGAAGGATTCGGGAAAATTGCAAGTATGAAAGTTGGAATCTGA
- a CDS encoding TlpA disulfide reductase family protein, with amino-acid sequence MKKILLGITVLLVLINVGCSEGFKIKGELTGAADGTKIALVPFASYDVKPEAETTIENGKFSFAGELPEPRLYYLVLGDKQAYFQVMLENSTITVTGEVEESTGKEESPVLKFINMEVNGSDSDDYFKSQMAVRQGLNKMYDDKNERFADIQAKLHKARVEKNQSKLDSLQNTQEYKEMDLTEKAFFGEVEKRYNAVFEANKETFWGPLMMLNLYSYLTPDARPTFENMSEEARESYYGKMVAEGLYPANRTGEKVPDFTTTDANGKEVNLDDLIKDKKVILIDFWASWCAPCRKELPNVKANYDKYAAKGFEVIGFSIDKDPKAWKKAVSDENLEWPNFNDLDISTLYKIKAVPTTYLIDNQGRLIAENIRGEELGKKLEELLGN; translated from the coding sequence ATGAAAAAAATATTGCTAGGAATTACCGTACTACTCGTACTAATTAATGTTGGATGTAGTGAGGGATTTAAAATAAAAGGCGAGTTGACAGGTGCTGCTGATGGCACCAAAATAGCACTGGTTCCTTTTGCCAGTTATGATGTAAAACCTGAAGCTGAAACGACTATTGAAAACGGGAAATTCAGTTTTGCAGGAGAGCTTCCTGAACCACGTTTATATTACCTGGTATTAGGAGACAAACAAGCTTATTTCCAGGTTATGCTTGAAAATTCAACTATAACTGTAACCGGCGAAGTGGAAGAAAGTACAGGAAAAGAAGAGAGCCCGGTATTGAAATTCATAAACATGGAGGTAAATGGTTCCGACAGTGATGATTATTTCAAAAGCCAGATGGCCGTTCGCCAGGGGTTAAATAAAATGTACGATGATAAAAATGAGCGGTTTGCCGATATTCAAGCGAAACTTCATAAAGCGAGAGTTGAAAAAAATCAGTCTAAACTAGATTCTTTGCAGAATACGCAGGAATATAAAGAAATGGATCTCACAGAGAAAGCATTTTTTGGTGAAGTAGAAAAACGCTACAACGCGGTATTTGAAGCCAATAAAGAGACTTTTTGGGGACCGTTGATGATGTTGAACCTGTATTCTTATCTTACTCCTGATGCACGTCCGACTTTTGAAAACATGTCAGAAGAAGCACGCGAGAGCTACTATGGTAAAATGGTTGCCGAAGGTTTATATCCGGCCAACCGCACAGGAGAAAAAGTTCCTGATTTTACCACCACTGATGCCAACGGAAAAGAAGTGAACCTGGATGATCTTATTAAGGACAAAAAAGTAATCCTGATTGATTTTTGGGCATCGTGGTGTGCGCCTTGCCGTAAAGAACTTCCCAATGTAAAAGCCAATTACGACAAGTATGCAGCAAAAGGTTTTGAAGTTATTGGTTTTTCAATCGATAAAGACCCAAAAGCATGGAAAAAAGCAGTAAGCGATGAAAACTTAGAATGGCCAAATTTTAACGATTTGGATATTTCCACTTTGTATAAAATAAAAGCCGTTCCTACCACTTACCTTATAGATAACCAGGGGCGGTTAATTGCTGAAAATATTCGTGGCGAAGAATTGGGCAAAAAGTTAGAAGAACTTCTTGGAAATTAA
- a CDS encoding ion transporter: MIKKLFLNDRFILLLIVINTVVLIIAGYSLPGHLHTLISILDNAVTVLFIVELLIKVNEFGFKSYLKSNWNKLDFVLVLLALPALFTMVFGVQLFDVSYLLVFRILRVFKVFRFFKFIPNVGELVNGIQRALKASVFVFAGFVIYILIIGIFSFYLFKDAHSGYFEDPLMSLYSIFKIFTVEGWSEIPEKVVEGYSAVSMSLTYLYFIFVVLSGGIFGLSLVNSIFVDSMVSDNNDDLEKKVDDLNSKVSEILTKLNSNETRKNS, encoded by the coding sequence ATGATCAAGAAACTATTTCTTAATGACAGGTTTATTTTATTGCTTATCGTTATCAATACAGTTGTATTGATCATTGCGGGCTATTCGCTGCCCGGTCATTTACATACCTTAATTAGTATCCTGGATAATGCCGTTACAGTTTTATTTATTGTTGAGTTACTAATAAAAGTTAATGAATTTGGATTTAAATCATATCTGAAATCAAATTGGAATAAGCTTGACTTCGTTCTGGTGCTTTTGGCTCTTCCGGCACTCTTTACTATGGTATTTGGCGTACAGTTATTTGATGTAAGTTATTTATTAGTTTTTAGAATATTACGTGTTTTCAAGGTTTTTCGATTCTTTAAATTTATCCCAAATGTTGGAGAATTGGTTAATGGTATTCAAAGAGCATTGAAGGCATCTGTTTTTGTTTTTGCAGGATTTGTAATCTATATTTTGATTATCGGCATATTTTCTTTCTATCTCTTCAAGGATGCTCATTCAGGCTATTTTGAAGATCCTCTCATGTCTTTATATTCCATATTTAAAATATTTACAGTTGAAGGATGGTCTGAGATTCCGGAAAAAGTTGTTGAAGGATATTCTGCGGTCTCAATGTCGCTTACCTACCTCTATTTTATTTTCGTTGTACTTTCTGGAGGGATTTTTGGCCTTTCTCTCGTCAATTCGATTTTTGTTGACTCCATGGTTAGCGACAACAATGATGATTTAGAAAAAAAGGTGGATGATCTAAACTCAAAAGTATCTGAAATTTTAACAAAACTAAATAGCAATGAAACTCGAAAAAATTCTTGA
- a CDS encoding DUF4843 domain-containing protein, giving the protein MNKIKLYLAFIALTALFACENDPFYFNSEARLRMEGPEVWTLGTDSLEFSFANYSSTVTDTTFDITVYVMGEAADQARTAEFEIDPSLSTAETNMYSFPEMVTIPTGELSVNLPVTVKRTESLQTTQVQLYIKIKENADFKIGVTEQNHLLLKWSDILSKPNNWDDLEEFFGVYSLTKYRFIIDVLNTGEFDTDTLSWAQMKNYQIELAEALRLYNEANPGNPLADENGNLITF; this is encoded by the coding sequence ATGAACAAAATTAAATTATACCTGGCATTCATTGCGTTAACAGCCTTGTTTGCCTGCGAAAACGATCCTTTTTATTTTAATTCGGAAGCCCGCCTGAGAATGGAAGGACCCGAAGTATGGACCCTGGGAACTGATTCGCTGGAATTTTCATTCGCGAATTATAGTTCAACCGTTACCGATACTACTTTTGATATTACCGTTTATGTAATGGGAGAAGCTGCCGACCAGGCACGTACCGCTGAATTCGAAATTGATCCCTCATTGAGTACAGCAGAAACAAATATGTACAGTTTCCCTGAGATGGTTACGATTCCAACAGGAGAACTTTCGGTTAATTTACCGGTAACCGTTAAACGAACCGAATCTTTGCAAACTACTCAAGTTCAGCTATATATAAAGATAAAAGAAAATGCCGACTTTAAAATTGGAGTAACCGAACAAAACCACTTGTTGCTGAAATGGTCCGACATTTTGTCGAAACCAAATAACTGGGATGATTTGGAAGAGTTTTTCGGAGTGTACAGTCTGACAAAGTATCGATTTATTATTGATGTACTTAATACCGGAGAATTTGATACGGATACGTTAAGCTGGGCACAAATGAAGAACTATCAGATTGAGCTGGCCGAAGCACTTCGCCTTTATAACGAAGCTAATCCCGGTAATCCGTTAGCAGATGAAAACGGTAACTTAATTACATTTTAA
- a CDS encoding SusC/RagA family TonB-linked outer membrane protein, with protein MKKRCEIYLPEPFSEVKKLFLIMRLTAILILVFSFSTMASVYSQSTKLSVYDENTTLVAIFDKLSEQSEFQFVYNDEEVAVVKNVTVDFENATVEEILDKILSNYDLDYKVVNNVVVITPAPGKTEKESEQSRQENNVNVLGKVLDEAGEPLPGATIMLKGTSIGTTTDKDGKFTLRGSFDGEPVLVVSFIGFVSQEIAVDGRPVINITLKQDLQDVSEVVVTGVFTRKANTYTGAVTSVKREELLKMSTQNVLSGLANLDPSFVKVENLTAGSDPNATSTYQMRGTSSISQNFQSQYENDPNQPLFILDGFETGIEKVKDLDINMIESITLLKDATAKAIYGSKGANGVVVVETRRPQGGKLRITYSGGISLEIPDLTSYDMANAAEKLETERLAGLYLSDNAVTQLSLNKTYSNKMLEVLRGVNTDWMAQPLRTGIGQKHSLYIDGGDQAMLYGVDLFYNNIAGAMKGSDRETFAGGITLTYRKKNFLLRNRLAITYNESNNSPYGNFGLYALMNPYSRLYDENGNIVQSYNYSGTLEPNPIWNTTINTTDRSTYTDITNNLYGEWTIQQGLKVIGRLGISSKEARSDVFKPASHTDFLNYTDVLRKGNYAQTNGRTQFINGDLGLNYSVVKGKHLLFTNGQLNFASNSYDRVRLEAEGFPNDHMDHVIFGAQYAEGEKPTGAEGISHSAGALLSANYSYDERYLFDANYRLSGSSEYGSNKRWGTFWSLGTGWNIHKEAFLKNNSVVNLLKLRFSMGYTGSQGFNTYEALSTVRYYNNSVYYGNIGSYLVSLANPDLRWQSKYDQSIGIDFGLLKNRVSGRFGYYVANTEDMLTDVTLPASTGFDYYRANLGKTQNKGVEANLNLRAYQSSSQRDFLNFYMSVAHNKNKLQKISNNLKAFNDKQDENKSDDEITDNYDNITTPSVRYIEGQSINTIWAVQSLGIDPQNGKEIYLKKDGTTTYVWDAKDQIAAGDGMPSVTGNLGISSEISNIGCNISFYYRLGGQIYNTTLVDKVENANLIYNVDRRVLTDRWKQEGDIARFKAITDKTYTRPTTRFVEDNNSLSLSTVNIYYDFRETGIVKNSFLQQFRASVNLNDIFVISSVKTERGTSYPFARNATFTIQATF; from the coding sequence ATGAAAAAACGATGTGAAATCTATCTTCCGGAACCATTTTCGGAAGTTAAAAAGCTGTTTCTGATTATGAGGCTAACTGCTATTCTTATCTTGGTTTTCTCCTTTAGCACAATGGCTTCGGTTTACTCGCAGAGTACCAAGCTGTCGGTGTATGACGAAAACACAACACTTGTTGCTATTTTTGATAAACTGAGCGAGCAAAGCGAATTTCAGTTTGTTTATAACGACGAAGAAGTTGCTGTTGTTAAAAATGTAACTGTTGATTTTGAAAATGCAACGGTTGAGGAAATCCTGGACAAGATCTTGTCGAATTATGACCTGGATTACAAGGTGGTAAACAATGTGGTGGTAATAACACCAGCACCCGGAAAAACAGAAAAAGAATCAGAACAATCTCGGCAGGAAAACAACGTAAATGTTTTAGGGAAGGTTCTTGATGAAGCTGGCGAGCCTTTGCCAGGTGCCACCATTATGCTTAAAGGCACAAGTATTGGTACCACTACCGATAAAGATGGAAAGTTTACATTAAGAGGTAGTTTTGACGGAGAACCGGTTTTGGTAGTTTCATTCATCGGTTTTGTATCTCAAGAAATCGCGGTAGATGGTCGCCCGGTAATTAACATTACTTTGAAGCAAGATCTTCAGGATGTGTCGGAGGTAGTGGTTACGGGTGTTTTTACCAGAAAAGCAAACACCTATACCGGTGCTGTTACTTCAGTAAAACGCGAAGAATTGTTAAAAATGAGCACTCAAAACGTATTGAGTGGATTGGCTAATCTCGATCCTTCGTTTGTAAAGGTTGAAAATCTTACTGCAGGATCAGATCCAAACGCAACATCAACATACCAAATGCGCGGAACCAGCTCCATTTCGCAAAACTTTCAAAGTCAGTATGAAAATGATCCGAATCAGCCACTGTTCATTTTAGACGGATTTGAAACCGGCATTGAGAAAGTTAAGGACTTAGACATCAATATGATTGAAAGTATTACTTTGCTAAAAGATGCTACCGCAAAAGCAATTTACGGGTCGAAAGGAGCTAACGGAGTTGTGGTAGTTGAAACACGTCGCCCCCAGGGAGGCAAACTTCGCATTACTTACAGCGGAGGTATTTCACTTGAAATACCAGATCTTACCAGCTACGATATGGCAAACGCTGCTGAGAAGCTGGAAACAGAACGACTGGCAGGTCTTTACCTTTCGGATAATGCGGTAACCCAGCTGTCGTTAAATAAAACTTATAGCAATAAGATGCTTGAGGTATTGCGCGGTGTTAATACCGATTGGATGGCACAACCGTTACGAACCGGCATCGGACAAAAACATTCGCTTTATATCGATGGAGGTGACCAGGCCATGTTATATGGAGTTGATCTTTTTTACAACAATATAGCCGGTGCGATGAAAGGTTCTGACCGGGAAACTTTTGCCGGAGGTATTACCTTAACCTATCGCAAAAAAAACTTTTTGCTTCGCAACCGTTTGGCAATTACCTACAACGAAAGCAACAACTCACCTTACGGAAATTTCGGGTTGTATGCACTGATGAATCCTTACAGCCGTTTGTATGATGAGAATGGAAACATTGTGCAATCGTACAATTATAGCGGAACACTCGAGCCAAATCCAATATGGAATACAACTATAAATACCACCGACCGTTCCACTTATACCGACATCACTAATAATTTATACGGAGAGTGGACCATTCAACAGGGATTAAAAGTGATTGGCCGTTTGGGGATTAGCTCAAAAGAAGCCCGTTCGGATGTATTCAAGCCTGCATCGCATACTGATTTTTTAAACTATACCGATGTGTTGAGAAAAGGTAACTATGCGCAAACCAACGGACGTACACAATTTATTAACGGAGATTTGGGCTTGAATTATTCAGTTGTAAAAGGGAAACACCTCTTGTTTACCAACGGACAATTAAACTTTGCCAGCAACAGTTACGACAGGGTTAGACTCGAGGCAGAGGGCTTCCCGAACGATCATATGGATCACGTAATCTTTGGTGCGCAGTATGCCGAGGGAGAAAAGCCAACAGGTGCCGAAGGTATCAGCCATTCGGCCGGAGCACTGTTATCGGCGAACTATTCCTACGACGAACGCTATCTGTTCGATGCCAACTACCGCTTATCGGGTTCATCAGAATACGGGAGCAATAAACGTTGGGGAACATTCTGGTCGCTTGGTACCGGTTGGAACATCCACAAAGAAGCTTTCCTGAAGAATAATTCAGTAGTAAACCTGCTAAAGCTTCGTTTTTCGATGGGGTATACCGGTTCGCAGGGATTTAATACTTACGAGGCGCTTTCAACCGTTCGTTACTACAATAACAGCGTATATTACGGCAACATTGGTTCGTACCTGGTTAGTTTGGCCAACCCCGATTTAAGGTGGCAATCGAAATATGATCAGAGTATTGGTATTGATTTTGGGCTATTAAAAAATCGTGTTAGCGGGCGATTCGGCTATTATGTGGCTAATACCGAAGACATGTTAACCGACGTAACTTTACCAGCATCAACAGGTTTTGATTATTACAGGGCAAACCTTGGTAAAACTCAGAATAAAGGTGTGGAAGCAAATCTGAATTTACGTGCTTATCAAAGCAGTTCACAACGCGATTTCCTGAACTTTTATATGTCGGTTGCCCACAACAAAAATAAACTGCAAAAGATTTCAAATAATTTGAAAGCGTTTAACGACAAGCAGGATGAGAATAAAAGTGATGATGAAATCACCGATAACTATGATAATATCACCACGCCTTCAGTCCGTTACATTGAGGGACAGTCGATCAACACCATTTGGGCAGTACAGTCTTTGGGAATTGATCCCCAAAATGGAAAAGAGATTTATCTGAAAAAAGATGGTACTACAACTTACGTGTGGGATGCCAAAGACCAGATTGCTGCCGGTGATGGAATGCCAAGTGTAACCGGAAACCTGGGAATTAGCTCTGAAATCTCCAACATTGGTTGTAACATTTCGTTTTATTACCGCCTGGGTGGCCAGATTTACAATACAACCCTGGTTGACAAGGTTGAAAATGCAAATCTTATTTACAATGTGGATCGCAGAGTGCTTACCGACCGGTGGAAACAGGAAGGAGATATTGCCCGCTTCAAGGCAATAACAGATAAAACTTACACGCGGCCAACAACACGATTTGTGGAAGACAATAATTCACTATCACTTTCTACCGTGAATATCTACTACGATTTTCGCGAAACCGGAATTGTTAAAAACAGCTTCCTTCAGCAGTTTAGGGCCAGCGTTAACCTGAATGATATTTTTGTAATCTCATCAGTGAAAACAGAACGGGGAACTTCGTATCCGTTTGCCAGAAACGCAACATTCACCATTCAAGCAACCTTTTAA
- a CDS encoding FecR domain-containing protein has translation MIQPDSNIYLLIAKYSQGNITEQEYHILKAWMEEDAENKRIFSEYLVFLKNAQRVRFSAKVDEHLAWKVIHSKLEKRKTFRIRPYLKYAAVLLVLLSLTVTYQLLHKNIGSEEVLANTNAIQPGKPKAILELGDGRSVKLEEINDSLLAVATGFNIQIKNDTIDYSKSDIISELTNTIHIPRGGEYNLVLSDGTRIWLNSESELTFPAKFKGNQRKISLKGEAYLEVAKNEKLPFIIEVEGAQVEVLGTSFNVKAYENIETTLVEGKVSIRTNSLTEAILNPGEQGVITKESNEITVKQVDTRLYTSWVKGMFAFRSLTLDEIMKTFERWYNVTVTFENDELKQRRFTGNLKRNEEINPHLDVISLTTDVEFEISGEKILVKKS, from the coding sequence ATGATTCAACCAGATTCGAATATTTATCTGCTGATAGCAAAATATAGTCAGGGAAATATAACTGAGCAGGAGTACCATATTTTGAAAGCATGGATGGAGGAAGATGCCGAGAATAAAAGGATCTTCTCAGAATACCTTGTTTTTCTGAAAAATGCACAAAGAGTGCGTTTTTCAGCAAAGGTTGACGAACATTTAGCCTGGAAAGTTATTCATTCTAAGCTTGAAAAACGAAAAACATTCCGTATCAGGCCGTATTTAAAGTATGCGGCTGTTCTGCTAGTTCTTCTTTCTTTAACTGTAACCTACCAGCTTTTACACAAAAATATTGGCAGCGAGGAGGTATTGGCAAATACAAATGCTATTCAACCCGGAAAACCCAAAGCAATACTTGAGCTGGGCGATGGCCGTAGTGTAAAACTCGAGGAAATTAATGATTCGTTGTTAGCAGTGGCTACCGGGTTCAATATTCAGATAAAAAATGATACAATCGATTACAGCAAATCTGATATTATTTCGGAGCTTACCAACACCATTCATATTCCGCGAGGCGGAGAATACAATCTGGTATTGTCTGATGGCACACGTATCTGGCTGAATTCAGAATCGGAGCTTACATTCCCTGCAAAATTTAAAGGAAATCAGCGCAAAATATCTTTAAAAGGAGAAGCCTATCTGGAGGTTGCCAAAAACGAAAAGCTCCCATTTATAATAGAGGTTGAAGGAGCACAGGTTGAGGTACTGGGCACTTCGTTTAATGTAAAAGCATACGAAAATATCGAAACTACATTGGTAGAAGGAAAAGTTAGCATCCGTACAAATTCATTAACCGAGGCTATTTTAAATCCGGGCGAACAGGGTGTTATAACAAAAGAAAGCAATGAAATAACGGTAAAACAAGTAGATACCAGACTGTACACTTCATGGGTGAAAGGAATGTTCGCTTTCCGGAGTTTGACGCTGGACGAAATAATGAAAACTTTTGAACGCTGGTACAATGTTACGGTGACGTTTGAAAATGACGAATTAAAACAACGTCGTTTTACTGGTAATTTAAAAAGAAATGAAGAGATCAATCCACATCTGGATGTAATCAGCCTTACAACCGATGTTGAATTTGAAATCTCAGGAGAAAAAATTCTGGTTAAAAAAAGTTGA
- a CDS encoding RagB/SusD family nutrient uptake outer membrane protein: MKKLSIHTTSVKIVALVTVALLMFSCEDYFDVSPKSQILTDEHFSDETGFYDQLTGVYSQMASSALYGKEMTFGLAEVLSQNYDIDATNNYRYAAEYDYSNAGVQSRINSVWNTAYNCIANLNIMLEYYETVDSTTFTGNHYNLYRGEALGLRGFLHFEMLKAFSPSPVSNGSAMAVPYVTQYAPQVTGQKTVDETVDLVISDLNDAVKYLSTDSLHIAESPHLFSNSRHYFFNYYAAQYILARAYLWKGDLTNAAKVAEEVIADIDKNSGSSPISWVHFTQVQGVPNEQVNRLFTPELVFRLDIPGMADLVDGYFTEEAGSNSFYLTDESQDKIFEKSTKGLGNDYRSLFGIQYDGEKQYIWKYHQYGYYDNQMPVIRKTEIYYIAAEAQKESNPARSIELLNEVRSNRNITEDDALPETLTSAEIQNEIFKEYRKEYLGEGQLFFYYKRLNIPTIEGSPVAANNAVYVWPMPDNEIEFGNR, encoded by the coding sequence ATGAAAAAATTATCAATACATACAACATCAGTAAAAATAGTTGCTCTTGTAACTGTTGCACTGCTTATGTTTTCTTGTGAAGACTACTTTGATGTGAGTCCTAAATCACAAATTTTAACCGATGAACATTTTAGTGATGAAACCGGATTTTATGATCAACTAACAGGAGTTTACTCGCAAATGGCCAGTAGTGCGCTTTACGGAAAAGAAATGACATTTGGCCTTGCAGAAGTACTATCGCAAAACTACGATATCGACGCAACAAATAACTACCGTTATGCAGCTGAATACGACTATTCCAATGCGGGTGTTCAGTCGCGGATAAATTCAGTGTGGAATACGGCTTATAATTGTATTGCCAACCTGAATATTATGTTGGAATATTATGAAACTGTTGACTCAACTACTTTTACTGGCAACCACTACAATTTGTACAGGGGCGAAGCATTAGGACTGCGCGGTTTTCTGCATTTCGAAATGTTGAAAGCTTTTTCTCCCAGTCCGGTAAGCAATGGTTCTGCCATGGCTGTTCCGTATGTGACCCAGTATGCACCACAGGTTACCGGCCAGAAAACAGTAGATGAAACCGTTGATTTGGTTATCAGTGATTTAAATGACGCTGTAAAATACCTGTCCACCGATTCCTTGCATATTGCCGAAAGCCCACATCTGTTTAGTAATTCAAGGCACTACTTTTTCAACTATTACGCCGCGCAATATATTTTGGCCCGAGCCTATTTGTGGAAAGGTGATTTGACCAACGCCGCAAAAGTAGCTGAAGAAGTAATTGCCGATATTGATAAGAATTCAGGTAGCTCTCCTATATCCTGGGTGCATTTCACGCAGGTTCAGGGTGTGCCAAACGAGCAGGTAAACCGCCTGTTTACTCCTGAATTGGTTTTCCGCCTGGATATCCCGGGGATGGCTGATTTGGTTGATGGTTATTTCACTGAAGAAGCCGGGTCTAATTCGTTCTACTTAACAGATGAAAGCCAGGATAAGATCTTCGAAAAATCAACAAAGGGTTTGGGTAACGATTATCGCTCGTTGTTTGGAATTCAGTACGATGGTGAAAAACAATACATTTGGAAATACCATCAATATGGTTACTACGACAACCAGATGCCGGTAATTCGGAAAACTGAAATCTATTACATTGCTGCAGAGGCGCAAAAAGAAAGCAACCCCGCACGTTCGATTGAGTTGCTAAATGAAGTACGTAGTAACCGGAACATCACTGAAGATGATGCACTGCCCGAAACGCTGACTTCAGCAGAAATACAAAACGAAATTTTCAAAGAATACCGTAAGGAATATCTTGGTGAAGGACAGCTGTTCTTTTACTACAAACGATTGAATATTCCGACAATCGAAGGTTCGCCTGTTGCTGCCAACAACGCGGTGTATGTGTGGCCGATGCCCGACAATGAGATTGAATTTGGCAACCGTTAA